A region of the Massilia sp. erpn genome:
ATTCAGCGCGTAACGGACATCATGAGCGATATCACGGCGGCCAGTACCGAGCAGGCCCAGGGGATTGAACAAATCAACCGGGCGGTGACGGAAATGGATAGCGTCACCCAGCAAAATGCGGCCTTGGTGGAAGAAGCCTCGGCGGCGGCGCAAGCCATGCAGGATCAGGCCAGCAATTTGTCCAAAATGGTGAGCGTGTTCAAGCTGAGTGCGCGCTCGCCGGCACCTGCCCGCCCTGCTATTTCCCGGCAGCCAAAGGCGCGGCAGTTTTCCATCGCTCGGTAGGCAGCCGCATCGGGAAGCGGCCATGCGGCGGCCGCTGAAATGCCGCAAGCTGCTTGCATGACATTCTGCTCATTCGCCAATCCAGCCCAATAATCTTGCAGCCCGTCGCATCGCCGGCATGCGGCGCCGCGACTTGTCCTAGCATGCGCCTTCCTACTATCCGGAGGTTCCATGCGTAAATATTGGCTGTTGCTGAGTGCACTGATTTCCATCCCGGTGTTTTCCCAGGTCAAGTTGAGCGATCTTGACCGCGACATGGTCGGTCCGCGCGCACAGATACTGGTGCTCGGTACGGTGCACCTGAATGGCATGCCGTCCGGCTTCAAGCCCACCGCGCTGGATGGCCTGCTCGACCGGCTGGTGGCGTACAAGCCTGAGATCATCACCATCGAAACCGAGTCCGGCGAGGAATGCGATCTCGCTGCGCGCCATCCCGTCAAGTACGGCGCCGATTACTGTCCCTCGACCGATGCGGCGAAGGCGGCCACCGGCCTGGATGTGCCGTCCGCCATGGTCGAGGTCGACAAGACGCTCAAGGCCTGGCCGGTGCAAGCGTCCCCGGCCCAGCGCCGCCGCCTTGCCGCCCTGTTCCTGGCCGCGAATGACATCGCCTCGGCCTATGTGCAATGGCTGCAGCTGCCCGAAGCGGAGCGCCGCGCGGGCGACAGCCTGGACCCAGCGCTCGTCGCGCAGCTCGGCAAGATCGGCAAACGCAATAACGAAAACTATCAACTGGCCGCGCGCCTGGCGGCGCGGCTGGGCTTGCAGCGCGTCCACGCCGTGGACAACCATACCGGCGACCGTATCGACGTGCCCGATATCAAAGCCTTTGTGCGTTCGATTGAGGCGGCCTGGGCCGCTGGCGGTGCGCCGATGAAGGCGCAGCAAAAGCAGGAAGATGCCATGGCGCAGGCGGCCGACCTGCTGCCGCTGTACCGCTTTATCAATGACCCGGAACGCTTGCGGGTGGTGGCCGAGGGTAATGTTGCCGCCCCCATGTGCGCCAAATCGCCGGACGGCTATCCGCAGATCTGGGGGGCGGGCTGGGAAATCCGCAATTTGCGCATGGTTGCCAACATCCGCGAAACCTTCCGCGAACGTCCCGGCGCCCGTGTCTTGACCATCGTCGGCGCCACGCATAAGCCTTGGTTCGATGACTGGCTTGGCCAGTTGCAAGGCGTGGATATCGTCAACGTGGCGGACGTGCTTAAATGAGACGAGGGTAAGTTGGCGCTAGGTGGGAGGCTAGATTCGCAATTGGGAAGAAAGTATTAACCCGCTATTCGCGCATCGGCGTCGCCAGTGCGGAGGTTAATCCCAATCCAGCAGCGGTAGTGAAAATCCTTGGGACCGTCCAGCTGCGCCGTAAAAATGCACTCGACGCCCTTCTTGCGGCGTTCCTTGTCGCGCTTGTCAGGACTGCATTGCGGGGAAGAGTTGGGACCGATGAGGTCGAAAATTTCCTTCGCTGCTTTGCCGTCGATAACGACCGTAAGTGCTCGGTC
Encoded here:
- a CDS encoding DUF5694 domain-containing protein, which codes for MRKYWLLLSALISIPVFSQVKLSDLDRDMVGPRAQILVLGTVHLNGMPSGFKPTALDGLLDRLVAYKPEIITIETESGEECDLAARHPVKYGADYCPSTDAAKAATGLDVPSAMVEVDKTLKAWPVQASPAQRRRLAALFLAANDIASAYVQWLQLPEAERRAGDSLDPALVAQLGKIGKRNNENYQLAARLAARLGLQRVHAVDNHTGDRIDVPDIKAFVRSIEAAWAAGGAPMKAQQKQEDAMAQAADLLPLYRFINDPERLRVVAEGNVAAPMCAKSPDGYPQIWGAGWEIRNLRMVANIRETFRERPGARVLTIVGATHKPWFDDWLGQLQGVDIVNVADVLK